The window GCAAGTTTTTCTCTCATTGTCCTTTTGTCTTTTCTCTCTCTTGCATACTCAACAAGCCATCTAATTCCAAGAGAAAGCCTTCTATCAGGTGCAACTTCAATTGGAACCTGGTATGTTGCACCACCAACTCTTCTTGGACGAACTTCTAATACAGGCATTACATTATTAAGAGCTGCCTCAAGTACTTCCAGCGGATCTTTACCTGTTTTCTCTCTTATAATATCAAATGCACCATATACAATCTTCTGTGCAATTGATTTTTTGCCATCATACATAACTTTGTTTATAAGCTTTGCAACAACTTTGTCATTATATACTGGGTCTGGCAATATTTCTCTCTTTTTAA is drawn from Caldicellulosiruptor diazotrophicus and contains these coding sequences:
- the rpsG gene encoding 30S ribosomal protein S7 gives rise to the protein MPRKGPVKKREILPDPVYNDKVVAKLINKVMYDGKKSIAQKIVYGAFDIIREKTGKDPLEVLEAALNNVMPVLEVRPRRVGGATYQVPIEVAPDRRLSLGIRWLVEYARERKDKRTMREKLAAEIMDAANNTGGAVKKKEDTHRMAEANRAFAHYRW